One window from the genome of Aricia agestis chromosome 22, ilAriAges1.1, whole genome shotgun sequence encodes:
- the LOC121738210 gene encoding gastrula zinc finger protein XlCGF57.1-like isoform X1, with translation MGEGTCFICFVENTKVFDIKNTNLELVYEQILQSKIQSDAYFVCNICYVRLVQCKTLIQLIKEGNESAADQTEPESVVRWTTTTFNITSIEPEFATMKQEKSGDTLEHAESIVITLTPIERFTCDVCNKKFCTKNYLKTHIQIHSGEQPYRCNMCNKKFLQRSSLKIHRREHTGEKPYDCELCDKKFARGYSLRVHQIAHAKKKYTCDVCSKRFKLEKTLIAHKRAHIGDKPFTCGVCEKSYSQKSILKAHLKTHTVEIRCDACDKVFANTKSLEVHNRIHLGDKPYSCTLCDMKFRHNTSLKVHTMNHTGEKPHSCDVCQKKFSQKSALSEHMLTHTGEKPYTCDICGNSYSGRGYLKKHKRIHTGERPYTCDICFKSFTVIGILKEHVATHKNEKLFGCNVCGKKFSQKKNVRVHERIHSGVKPYSCDVCCRSFSHKNGLRAHKTTHSSEKPYTCDICSKQFKQIGNLKHHFRIHTGEKPFVCEICDRRFSQLSTLHKHKLTHTDEKPFGCELCDKRFSRRGSLVKHNRTHTGEKPYVCDICQQRFSQNSSLHTHRRIHTGVKPHTCNVCYKSFIQTSSLNRHRKTHGDH, from the exons ATGGGAGAAGGGACGTGTTTTATATGTTTTGTTGAAAACACTAAAGTATTCGACATCAAAAACACCAATTTAGAACTTGTGTACGAACAAATATTGCAGTCAAAG ATTCAAAGTGATGCATACTTTGTTTGCAATATTTGCTACGTGAGGCTGGTACAGTGCAAAACTCTGATACAACTAATCAAGGAAGGAAATGAAAGTGCTGCTGATcag ACTGAACCAGAGTCTGTTGTACGATGGACGACCACAACTTTCAACATAACCTCCATTGAACCTGAGTTTGCCACCATGAAACAGGAGAAGTCTGGAGACA CACTGGAACATGCTGAATCTATAGTTATAACTTTGACACCCATCGAGCGCTTCACATGTGATGTTTGCAACAAGAAGTTTTGTACGAAAAACTATTTGAAGACACACATACAGATACACAGCGGGGAACAACCTTATCGCTGTAATATGTGCAATAAGAAATTCCTTCAAAGAAGCAGCTTAAAGATCCACAGAAGAGAACACACGGGTGAGAAACCGTACGACTGTGAACTGTGCGATAAAAAGTTTGCCCGTGGCTACTCTTTGAGGGTGCATCAGATAGCACACGCAAAGAAGAAGTACACTTGTGATGTATGCAGTAAGAGGTTTAAGTTGGAAAAGACCTTAATCGCTCACAAAAGAGCCCATATAGGTGACAAACCGTTCACCTGTGGTGTATGCGAAAAGAGTTACTCccaaaaatctatattaaaggcgcatcttaaaacgcacacaGTTGAAATACGATGCGATGCTTGCGATAAAGTATTCGCAAATACCAAAAGTCTAGAAGTCCACAACCGAATACACCTAGGTGACAAACCGTACTCCTGCACGCTTTGTGACATGAAATTCAGACATAATACCTCACTGAAAGTCCACACGATGAACCATACGGGTGAGAAACCACACTCCTGTGATGTGTGCCAGAAAAAATTCAGCCAAAAGTCCGCATTAAGCGAGCACATGCTAACACATACAGGCGAGAAACCGTACACTTGTGACATATGCGGGAACAGCTATAGCGGTCGAGGGTATCTGAAAAAACACAAGAGAATACACACGGGTGAAAGGCCATATACATGTGATATATGCTTTAAAAGTTTCACGGTCATCGGCATACTAAAAGAACATGTTGCCAcacataaaaatgaaaagttattCGGTTGTAACGTTTGCGGTAAAAAGTTCTCTCAGAAGAAAAACGTGAGGGTACACGAGAGGATCCACAGCGGAGTTAAACCATATTCCTGTGATGTCTGCTGCCGTTCCTTCTCGCATAAGAATGGATTGCGCGCACACAAGACAACGCACAGCTCGGAGAAACCGTACACCTGTGATATATGCAGCAAACAGTTCAAACAGATAGGCAATTTGAAGCATCATTTTCGGATTCATACTGGAGAAAAACCGTTTGTATGTGAAATCTGTGATCGAAGATTCAGTCAGTTGAGTACGCTACACAAGCACAAACTAACGCACACAGATGAGAAACCGTTTGGATGTGAGCTCTGTGATAAACGGTTTAGTCGACGGGGTTCATTGGTGAAACATAACCGAACGCACACAGGTGAAAAGCCATACGTATGTGATATATGTCAACAGAGATTCTCACAGAATTCCTCGCTGCACACACACAGGAGAATTCATACTGGTGTGAAGCCCCACACATGTAATGTATGTTACAAGTCTTTTATTCAAACCAGCTCGCTCAATAGACATAGAAAGACGCATGGTGATCattag
- the LOC121738210 gene encoding zinc finger protein OZF-like isoform X2, with protein sequence MGEGTCFICFVENTKVFDIKNTNLELVYEQILQSKTEPESVVRWTTTTFNITSIEPEFATMKQEKSGDTLEHAESIVITLTPIERFTCDVCNKKFCTKNYLKTHIQIHSGEQPYRCNMCNKKFLQRSSLKIHRREHTGEKPYDCELCDKKFARGYSLRVHQIAHAKKKYTCDVCSKRFKLEKTLIAHKRAHIGDKPFTCGVCEKSYSQKSILKAHLKTHTVEIRCDACDKVFANTKSLEVHNRIHLGDKPYSCTLCDMKFRHNTSLKVHTMNHTGEKPHSCDVCQKKFSQKSALSEHMLTHTGEKPYTCDICGNSYSGRGYLKKHKRIHTGERPYTCDICFKSFTVIGILKEHVATHKNEKLFGCNVCGKKFSQKKNVRVHERIHSGVKPYSCDVCCRSFSHKNGLRAHKTTHSSEKPYTCDICSKQFKQIGNLKHHFRIHTGEKPFVCEICDRRFSQLSTLHKHKLTHTDEKPFGCELCDKRFSRRGSLVKHNRTHTGEKPYVCDICQQRFSQNSSLHTHRRIHTGVKPHTCNVCYKSFIQTSSLNRHRKTHGDH encoded by the exons ATGGGAGAAGGGACGTGTTTTATATGTTTTGTTGAAAACACTAAAGTATTCGACATCAAAAACACCAATTTAGAACTTGTGTACGAACAAATATTGCAGTCAAAG ACTGAACCAGAGTCTGTTGTACGATGGACGACCACAACTTTCAACATAACCTCCATTGAACCTGAGTTTGCCACCATGAAACAGGAGAAGTCTGGAGACA CACTGGAACATGCTGAATCTATAGTTATAACTTTGACACCCATCGAGCGCTTCACATGTGATGTTTGCAACAAGAAGTTTTGTACGAAAAACTATTTGAAGACACACATACAGATACACAGCGGGGAACAACCTTATCGCTGTAATATGTGCAATAAGAAATTCCTTCAAAGAAGCAGCTTAAAGATCCACAGAAGAGAACACACGGGTGAGAAACCGTACGACTGTGAACTGTGCGATAAAAAGTTTGCCCGTGGCTACTCTTTGAGGGTGCATCAGATAGCACACGCAAAGAAGAAGTACACTTGTGATGTATGCAGTAAGAGGTTTAAGTTGGAAAAGACCTTAATCGCTCACAAAAGAGCCCATATAGGTGACAAACCGTTCACCTGTGGTGTATGCGAAAAGAGTTACTCccaaaaatctatattaaaggcgcatcttaaaacgcacacaGTTGAAATACGATGCGATGCTTGCGATAAAGTATTCGCAAATACCAAAAGTCTAGAAGTCCACAACCGAATACACCTAGGTGACAAACCGTACTCCTGCACGCTTTGTGACATGAAATTCAGACATAATACCTCACTGAAAGTCCACACGATGAACCATACGGGTGAGAAACCACACTCCTGTGATGTGTGCCAGAAAAAATTCAGCCAAAAGTCCGCATTAAGCGAGCACATGCTAACACATACAGGCGAGAAACCGTACACTTGTGACATATGCGGGAACAGCTATAGCGGTCGAGGGTATCTGAAAAAACACAAGAGAATACACACGGGTGAAAGGCCATATACATGTGATATATGCTTTAAAAGTTTCACGGTCATCGGCATACTAAAAGAACATGTTGCCAcacataaaaatgaaaagttattCGGTTGTAACGTTTGCGGTAAAAAGTTCTCTCAGAAGAAAAACGTGAGGGTACACGAGAGGATCCACAGCGGAGTTAAACCATATTCCTGTGATGTCTGCTGCCGTTCCTTCTCGCATAAGAATGGATTGCGCGCACACAAGACAACGCACAGCTCGGAGAAACCGTACACCTGTGATATATGCAGCAAACAGTTCAAACAGATAGGCAATTTGAAGCATCATTTTCGGATTCATACTGGAGAAAAACCGTTTGTATGTGAAATCTGTGATCGAAGATTCAGTCAGTTGAGTACGCTACACAAGCACAAACTAACGCACACAGATGAGAAACCGTTTGGATGTGAGCTCTGTGATAAACGGTTTAGTCGACGGGGTTCATTGGTGAAACATAACCGAACGCACACAGGTGAAAAGCCATACGTATGTGATATATGTCAACAGAGATTCTCACAGAATTCCTCGCTGCACACACACAGGAGAATTCATACTGGTGTGAAGCCCCACACATGTAATGTATGTTACAAGTCTTTTATTCAAACCAGCTCGCTCAATAGACATAGAAAGACGCATGGTGATCattag